In the Castor canadensis chromosome 1, mCasCan1.hap1v2, whole genome shotgun sequence genome, TAGTTAgttctgaaaaaaatctaaatttactATTGTTTGTGATACTATTGGTATTTAAGCACTGCCTTGGCCATAGGCTGATTTATTCTCCATACAGACTTCTTGGGAAGACATAAAAATAGTTGATCTTCATGTAGCAATCACcactcaaaaaaagcaaaaaacctgaTTTCGTGGTGTTCAAAGCAAAGAATTTCCACATAGCTAAATGGTTATTCACAAAATGGTTTTCCAAATGTAAAGGCAAACTGTGGTGTTTAATACAGGCTCTGATCCTTCCAGATAACAAAGGGTGGTGCTATTAAAGAACTCATGGTTAACCAGCCTATTCCGTGTCAGTTACCGCTGGAGGGGTCTGAATGAACATTTCATAAGGTTGCTTGTGAAAACGCACCTTCCTCATTTTAAAGGAAGTCTGGTTTTGGCGAAATCTCTCAACAGACCATGCGAAAGCTAGCCATGTCTTGAAAATTGATGTCCCTAACTCCATTCCAGGGTTGCAGATCGGCTCCCCCGCCCCAACCTTCTGCTGCTCAAACACCTGCTCTTCGTGCTGCACCTGATCAGCAAGAACTCTGAAGTCAACAAGATGGACTCCAGCAATCTGGCCATCTGCATCGGACCCAACATGCTCACCCTAGAGAATGACCAAAACTTGTCATTCCAGGCCCAGAAGGCCTTGAACAATAAGGTGCGTTCTGCCTATATACAAGAAACTACCTTCTGTCTTCAAGTCAAGCAATGAAACACTTCTGATTCTGAATTTCTCAATATGACTCAGGGTGAGAGTGAGAAATCTAGAATGCAGAATGCTTTCTTCATCATGGCTCACTCTCTTAGATACATGCACTTCATAAAGCTGCATTTATCTGTCCTCAGTTGTCCTAGAAGACCGATTTTTATGTCTCTGCCTCCTTGGATAGAAAACCCCTTTGTTTTATTCTTACGAGCATCACACTCTGTCAGCCCAACTAATAATATGGGGAAGTACTTGcttaaatgaaaatttcagttactttaaagtaagttttttattttcaatttaaaaatgcatgactcaaaaaaatgaaatctctaaCTTTAATGTATATTATTGTTATCAAGTTTCACTATGTTATTTTCAAACGTATAACAATCTCTAGTTCTCATTCTGACACCTCCATAATAGTTGACCTCAAATGTGTCCTAATTTGCCCCCTCcctaaaaaaaaatgtccttaaGCTGACAACATCCTTTTTTCTCACAGGTTAAGACACTGGTGGAATTCCTCATTGACAACTGCTTTGAAATATTTGGGGAGAACATTCCAGCTCACTCCCGCCTCACTTCTGATGACTCCCTGGAACACACTGACAGTTCAGGTACAAAACACTCTGCCATTTGACTGTAACTATAAGGAATTCATGCCAGTCACCAGCCCAGCTATTCCTGGTATTTGAAGTAGAAGTTGCCTTCACAGATCACAAGTCAGACAAGACTAGATTCTGTAAGGAAGTCATTAAACATGAAAACCCTTGTCTCGGGTTTTCCTTCTTACCGCAGACACTCTTTCAGCATCAGTGTGGAACTTTCTCCTTCCCATCTAAATCACAGATAACTGCTGTTTCTAACCATATAACCTTTAGCTATGGAACTAGGGGTAAGAAAGCTGTCTCTACTTAATGGAATATGAgtccattaaaatgaaaattgttcCAATAAAAGAGTATCCAAAGGATCAATTCTAAGATTTaagatcaataaataaaaatactgtcattatctcttccttctccttctcctttttcttctttttatgtctttctcttcctccttccctccctccgtcattcattttcttttcttctcatctcaaaataaatttggaaagacACAAAATTTCATTAGGTAAATTTGTGGCAATTAAATCACCTAGTACCATAATTGGCCTGAATAGGGTGACCTGTAATAAATGTTATCCCTAAAAGAACTTGACCAAAAAAGCCCAACTGTTTCTTAACTTTCCACAGATGTGTCGACCCTGCAGAATGACTCTGCCTATGACAGCAACGACCCTGAAGTGGAGCCCACCAGTGCTATCCACTCCCCCAGCAGGCAGCCCCAGTTGCCCACTGTCATGGCTGCTGGCTTGGATGACAGGCCGTCACAGGATACCTTTGAGTTTAGCCTAGAGCCCATCGTTAGCACAGTAGCCAGGCTGAAAAGCGCCATCAATCAGCTGGACAGGAGGTTCTCGGAACCCAGCATGTCACCCACACAAGAGTGCCTTGAGAGCCAAATGACAAACCGAAAACTAACAAAAAGTGAAGATGACTCCCTCATACCCCAGGTAGACTCTCATTTTGAAAGTGAGAAGGCTAAAGACCCATTTCCAGAGGAGGTTTTCCCAGCAGCAGAAGGCAAACCCAAGAGACCAGTGGACCTGAAGATCAAGAACCTGACCCAAGGTTTGGCATTGCCACAGGGACTGGTACCCAAAGCCATCTCCAGTGGCTCCTTGGATGGGTCCTCTGACAGCTCACCTCTGGCTTCTCCTTCCTGTCCCAAAAGAAATTTCTTCACCAGGCATCAATCTTTCACCACAAAGACTGAAAACAGTAAGCCCAACAGGGAAATTAAGAAGCACTCCATGTCATTCTCCTTTGCCTctcacaaaaaagtgctgaccAAAACCCCCAGCTTTGAGTCTGAGAAAGCCAAAGACCTTACCAGAGACCAGGCCAAGAAGGCTTTGAGAAAAGACGGCCAGCTTGCTGGCCGAATCGTCCAGGAAAATACATCTGACATCCACAGCCAAACAGCTCTGGGCTTCAGCTCACCATCCTGGGCCCTCTCAATGGATGATGTGTTCCAGCTGGTGGATGAGAGGAGTCCAAGGAGCCCACCATCTTACCAAGAGGCCATGAAGCACCAGGTGTCCAGACTTGAGGCCTATGGAGGCCAGACAGTTGGAAGTATGAGAGCAAGAATGCTCAGCCAGGACTCCAAACTAGCTCCTCTTCTACCTTCTCACCACAAAGGGAATATCTACAGTGAGGGGACACTTAGTGGACACAAATTGTCTCCCACCACTGAGCACTGGAAACAGAGCCAGACGGTCAGTGTCTCTGTGGAAACTCGAAGGAGTCCTGAGCATCACCAGCTGAGGACCATGTCTGAGTGTGTCCAGGTGGA is a window encoding:
- the Tagap gene encoding T-cell activation Rho GTPase-activating protein yields the protein MKLRSSVDASKTLNANNMESWIECQSEGDIKEHPLLTSCQSEDSICQLIEIKKRKKVLSWPFLMKRLSPSSDFSGSLEPELKVSLFDQPLSIICGENDTLPRPIQDILTVLCLKGPSTEGIFRKAASEKARKELKEELNCGGTMDLAGLPVHLLAVVFKDFLRGIPLKLLSCDLFEEWMGALEKQNEEDRIEALKQVADRLPRPNLLLLKHLLFVLHLISKNSEVNKMDSSNLAICIGPNMLTLENDQNLSFQAQKALNNKVKTLVEFLIDNCFEIFGENIPAHSRLTSDDSLEHTDSSDVSTLQNDSAYDSNDPEVEPTSAIHSPSRQPQLPTVMAAGLDDRPSQDTFEFSLEPIVSTVARLKSAINQLDRRFSEPSMSPTQECLESQMTNRKLTKSEDDSLIPQVDSHFESEKAKDPFPEEVFPAAEGKPKRPVDLKIKNLTQGLALPQGLVPKAISSGSLDGSSDSSPLASPSCPKRNFFTRHQSFTTKTENSKPNREIKKHSMSFSFASHKKVLTKTPSFESEKAKDLTRDQAKKALRKDGQLAGRIVQENTSDIHSQTALGFSSPSWALSMDDVFQLVDERSPRSPPSYQEAMKHQVSRLEAYGGQTVGSMRARMLSQDSKLAPLLPSHHKGNIYSEGTLSGHKLSPTTEHWKQSQTVSVSVETRRSPEHHQLRTMSECVQVDKRDYLRRRCSQPVFDTDQLQYAKESYI